Within Vicia villosa cultivar HV-30 ecotype Madison, WI linkage group LG1, Vvil1.0, whole genome shotgun sequence, the genomic segment CAGGTCCATTGTTGTTGGATGGAATTGAGTATACAGTACCAATGGCTACAACGGAGGGTTGTCTTGTTGCGAGTACTAATAGAGGGTGTAAAGCTATTCATGCTTGCGGCGGAGCTTCGTCGGTTTTGCTTCGAGATGGAATGACTAGAGCACCTGTTGTTAGGTTTTCATCTGCTAAAAGAGCTGCTCAGTtgaagttttacttggaagatccACTCAACTTTGATGCTCTTTCTCTCACTTTCAACAAGTATgaatttctcttattttcttttcattattCCAATTTGGTTATGGCTTGTGAATTGTTATTATTAGGTTAACAAATGTGTATTAATTTTGATGCAATTGAGATCAAATGATTTGTGGGATTTTGAATCCTCTCAGATAGAAATTTAGGTTAAGGGATGTGTTGAATGTTGATTGAAAGGATTTGAATCTAGCTGAAAAAGTAGAATGGGTCCCCTGCAATGGCATAGATTTAAATTTCAAGTTTATTTGTCTTTGATCCCACATCCCTTCATCATTGCAGTGGATCAAAGTAAGTCTGTGAAAAACAAGGCCgcctttgagggcgtgcaaggtGGACTACCACATTGCACAAAGTTTGATACGTTTAAGTCGTGTCTAAAAAAGGccttctaaaatatttttcacAGTTAAACCATGACAAAACAGGACTCCTATTTGATTTGTCTCACTTCAATCTTGGTTAACCTACACAGAGTCTCCGAAAACTTAAGACGGTCCTGGGGAGTAGGACGGGAAATAAGAGAGAGATAAAGAGAATAGAGAGGGAATAAATTGATGAGACGGAGAGGATCCACACTTAGGTGTTGATTGACACCCTGTGTTTCGCATGCAAAATTATAGTTCATAGATTAATCTAATGGAAAATCTTAGTTCATAGATTGATCTAAATGTTGAGAGATCAAAACTTTTAGGGGTTGGAGTTGATGGAGAGGTCAGATAGAATCCATTTTATGGAAGGGATTGAGATGATCTAATTTATTGTGCTATCAATACTTTCAGTTTTTGGGATTACCAGGGTGATAAATTAAAATTGGGATGTGTTATTGTTTGTTCATTAATAATTTAATGGATTTGTGCAGGTCAAGTAGATTTGCTAGATTGCAGAGCATTCAGCCTGCTATTGCTGGCAAGAATTTGTACATTAGATTCCGTTGCAGTACAGGTGATGCCATGGGGATGAACATGGTATCAAAAGGCGTTCAAAATGTCCTTGATTTTCTCCTAAATGATTTCCCTGACATGGATGTCATTGGAATCTCTGGTAAATACATTAACTTGtttatttataagtttttttcCTGCACACCTGTAATTCTAATATTGTGTTTTTTAATATGGTTGAATTGAAAGTAGTTACTAATGCTTTCATGCGCACTGTTGGTTTGGTTGTGGCAGGAAATTACTGTTCCGACAAGAAAGCGGCGGCTGTGAACTGGATAGAAGGGCGTGGTAAGTCTGTGGTGTGTGAGGCTGTAATTAAGGAAGAGGTGGTGATGAAAGTGTTGAAGACTAATGTGGAGGCATTGGTTGAGCTAAACATGCTTAAGAACCTAACTGGCTCAGCCATTGCTGGTGCTCTTGGCGGGTTCAACGCTCATGCTAGCAACATTGTCTCTGCTATCTACTTAGCCACTGGTCAAGATCCTGCTCAGAATGTGGAGAGTTCTCATTGTATTACCATGATGGAAGCTGTGAATGATGGCAAGGACCTTCACATTTCTGTCACCATGCCTTCCATTGAGGTACAGGAATTCATGTTCACTTCGAAATTAAATACAACATTATCAGAAATTCACACTTAATGCAAATGTTACATCTTTTCCATTTTTACCCAAGCATTCATGTAGAAGcaaacttgatttttttaaaattccttCCATTTCTTTGTATCATTAACTAGATTTCCTATAATGATGACAAGATCCTTTGTTCTTATCATTCAGGTTGGTACTGTGGGAGGAGGAACACAACTTGCATCTCAGTCAGCTTGTCTTAATTTACTTGGTGTGAAGGGTGCCAGCAAAGACTCTCCCGGCGCAAACTCTCGGCTACTGGCAACCATTGTAGCCGGATCAGTCCTCGCCGGGGAACTATCGCTCATGTCTGCAATTGCAGCTGGGCAGCTAGTTAAGAGTCACATGAAATACAACAGATCTAGCAAGGATATCTCCAAAATCGTCTCATGAGCTGGCCACATACAACACAATAATAAACTTGTAGAGGGGGACCAACGCCTCTAATAATGGCAAGGTATATAGTTATAGTTAACTTTCAAAAGGACTATTGGTGGTGGCCAAGGGTGAATAAAAAATGATGATTGGCATATTTTCAGTAATACATCCAGCTCAACAAGAGCATGTGGTAAGAACTAAGAACTAAATAAGAAAAGCTTAACCACCTAGTCCATGTGAAGACATTGTCTTTTATGAGATTGTACAAAAGGGTtgaatcaaaaaatggagaaaaataaaTAGCTAAACTTTGGCTTAgtttttattctttttgttttgttttaatttattctGTACTATGTCATTCTGACATGGAAAGCTATTGCCTCAAAGATTCAGTATTTTAGTGTGTATGAAGGAGTATTTTGCTTTGTTGTTGTAATCTCCTAGTTCTGGTAAATTTGTAACTTTAGCAAGAGCTGAGACATCAATGAAATGTAGAGTTGTTGATAATAATCTCTGGTTGTCTTTTGGTGCTTGGCATTTGGGACGTTGTGCAAATACTTTAGATCGGTTTTTCCGAAATAATTTTTATAGAGATTCTAAGACAAAAGAGTTTAAAGGGATATTCATGTGCCGGTTTTACTTATGTCTATCTTAAACGTGATGCTTCTGGCCGAAATTCTTGAATTTAATCCATTTTTTTATTGGATTAATCTTTTGCATATGTGTGTGTGAATCGGAAGTCATAACAAGAAAGTAAGGAAGAGTGTGAAGAATGAGTTCATCTTTTGTATATGATCTTACTATAAATTTAAAAGAATTAAGGTTCAGCTTAATGTGAAGGACAAGAGAcggaatattataaataattggaTCATATCTTATTCAATAATGatataaattaatttcaaaatttatCATATGTTTTTTCTCcgattcatatttttttttgttttctaataTATAGGGTCTTTCCATCTCTTTTCCTTCATTTTCGGTTTAAATTCCTTGGTGGAGGTTTAGATTTGGGGCTGTTGATTTCTGagatcttctttctcttcttctttttctagcTGTTTCTGCTTGGTCTTTGTGTTCGAGATTGTTTTCGTTTCGGCTTCTTTCTTGGGTTTGTTTTCTCTTCTTCATGAGAAACGCCGGTTTTCAGAGGGAGAAGGATTGGGTGGAGGTGAGGAGAAAGCATTTCAGGAATTGGGCCCCTTTGTGGGATTCTTTCCCGTTCAGCAAGTCTCAGGTCCCTGCAGGATTGGGGGATTTAACCTCGGTGTACATTTCGGAATTTCCGGATTCTACTAGGGCTGCGGATCTGTTTGGTCTCTTTGGTTGCATTGGCAAAATAGTGGAGGTATCGATAGCACCGAGAAGAAATAAGGTGGGAAAGAGGTTTGGTTTCGCGAGGTTTAAGGATGTCGAGGACTCGAGATTGTTGGCCATCACTTTGGATAACGTTCAGATTGGTGGCAGGAAGATTCATGCCAACGAACCTAGATTCGCTCGTCCGGCTCCCGCTTCGCATAGGTCTTTTGAAGGTAAGAGGAGGTTCGGGGAGAGGGTTGGTGCGTCAGGAGGAGTGTTGGGTGGAGGGCGTCATGATGCAGCATGCAAGTTTTTTAACAGGACAAGAATAGGTCTTTTGGGGATGCGGTTTTGAATAAGACCAAAGAACCAGAGAGGCTTGTCAGGAGTCATGTGCGTTTCTCCTCTTCGGATTCTGTTAAGGAGAGACTCAATAAGGCTTATGTGGGGAAGGTGATTGTCTTTGGTTCAACTTACAGTATGCAGTCTAAATTGGAGATGAAAGGCTATTTCAATGTCAAGGTCACTCCCCTGGGTGATTCTTTGTGTCTTTTAGAAGAATCGGTGCAGGGTTGGATCGACAACTTCATTCGTGAAGGGGAGATATGGTGGAACAATTGCTTTGAGAAGGTTGTCAAGTGGGAGGAAGATGTGGTTGAAACGGTTAGGCCTATTTGGATCAGGATTTTCGGTGTGCCGGTCCAGGCTTGGAATCCTGATTTTTTCATTTTGTTGGCGAATTTCCTGGGTGGTTTTCTGTCCTTAGATGATTCCACGGTAAGCGGGAACCGTTTTGATGTGGCCAGGATGAGGATTTCAGTGCCACTTGACTTCAAGCTGATGGATAGTTTGTCGGTTACCATAGACGAAAGACCTTATGTTCTTCTTTTAAGGGAGGAGTTTGGTCAGGTTTCTTCGCACGTCGTTAATCCTTCTTCTAATCTTTCCACTTCTGAATCTTCTATTTCGGAGTTTGATTCGAATGACGATTTAGATGAATCGGAAGACGATATCGTTGAATTTTCTTCAACAGGTGTTGGTGAGCCGGGTGCCGTAGAGAAGGTTGGTCATGCCACTGTTTTGGCTGAAGCGGACAGCGTAGGAACGACAGCTTTTCTGAAGGTTATGGCTCGGAAGGAGCGTTCAGTTGCTTCTAATTCCGAGGATCGCGTGGACAATCAGTTTTTTCTTTCGTCTTCGGCTGGGAATGTTGTTTCTACGGCGAATCCTGGTCCTGTTTTAACCTTGATTGGGGATGATAATTCTTTTGTTGAAGACAGTTTCGGTATCCAGCCTGGTATGTCGAATTCTGTTCAGGCGGTCGCTGTAGGCGGGGGTGTGTCCGCTGTAGACGTTGATCATGCTTGTGGGAATTATGTCTGTTGAGCGGAAGCCGCTGGCTCTTTCGATAATGCTGTTTCAGTGGCTAAGGATAAGAGGAAGCGGCGAAACAAGTatcttattttcaaaaatttatcGGATTTTGGAGGTTCGCTTCATAATAGAGCTATTCGGAAGGGTACAAAATTTAGAGGGAAGGATTTATTAGCTGTTGGCAACCGGGTTCACAAGCATAGGAGGGCTTCCTCTTTGGCTGTTCCTGGCAGTACCAGTAGGCGTAACACAGGGGCTGTTTCTTCCCCTTTTAGGGCTGTTCAGAATTTTCCCTTTGCTGGAAATgatgctgtttctcatggaaaTCACAGTGAACTGAGCGATATCAATAGGAATAATTGTAGGCAATGGGGCAACTTAGATTGCAAAGCCGGTTCTAAAATTTGGAACGCTatggatgttagaacaagatttgttctgatcaatattcttagttttgatgataacaaggatatgaattttgtgtgagataatgtggtactctaatacattgcaatttccctttcaggaaatatatatagagtatgcacaaatcagcgctcagaagctttgtctcagaaggttcagcatgcaacatcagaacatggtctggcaagacatcagaagatggtcaaggcagaatcagaacatgggtctatgaaagcatcagaagaacttgagatcagaagcagaagcactaaagttctcatggtatcacgctcagaagcacttcaaggtcagaagacaagaagatgctatgcaccaagctgtttgactctgatgatattcaaatattttattcacaaacatcagatcagaagaaagtacaggtggcaggctacgctgactgacaaaaggaacgttggaagctattaaaggcaacgtcagtagacacagcgtgaacaaggctcgaggtagttgacaaaagcgtgaaacattaaatgcaaagctgtacggaacacgcaaagcattaaatgcgttcaacggtcatcttctcaaacgcctataaatatgaagttctgatgagaagcaaggtggacgatttgctaacaattaacttgctgaaacgctgatcaaatccaaagctcagaaacttcatcttcatcaaagctcactacattgctgttgtaatatattagtgagattaagcttaaacgttaagagaaatatcactgttgtgattatagcttttaagaagcattgtaaaactcttatttgattacattaagttgtaaggaactagagtgatcaagtgttgatcaggatactctaggaagtcttagcttgtgtctaagcagttgtaattagagtgatcacgtggtggtcaggatactctaagaaagtcttagcttgtgtctaagcaattgttcctggagtgatcaggttgtgatcaggatactctggaagacttagtcgcggactaagtggaaaaccattgtaatctgttgcgattagtggattaaatcctcaggtgaggtaaatcactccgtgggggtggactggagtagtttagttaacaacgaaccaggataaaaataactgtgcaatttatttttatcgctcaagtttttaagactacacttattcaaaccccccctttctaagtgtttttctatccttcaattggcatcagagcgccggttctaaggtgcaagcacttaaccgtgtttagaaaagattcaggaagagaaaaacgcttcagtaaaagatggctggtgaatctcaagtaaatccaactccatctacatctggctctgctgagcaatacaatggtaacaatggttatactagaccaccaatattcgatggtgaaaactttgaatattggaaagataaactggaaagttactttcttggtctggatgctgatctatgggatcttctgttggatggttacaaacatcctgttaaagctactggtgtaaggctcacgagaagcgaaatgaatgatgatcaaaagaaagatttcaaaaatcatcacaaatgcaggactgttttgctgaattctatctctcatgctgagtatgagaagatatctaacagggaaacagcccatgacatatatgagtccttgaagatgactcatgaaggaaatgctcaagtcaaggagactaaagctcttgctctaatccaaaagtatgaagccttcaagatggaggatgatgaagacattgagaagatgttttcaagatttcaaactctaactgctggattgagagttctggataaaggctacaccaaggctgatcatgtaaagaagattatcagaagcttacccagaagatggggcccaatggtgactgcattcaagattgcgaagaatctgaatgaagtttctttggaagagcttatcagtgccttgagaagccatgaaatagagctggacgcaaacgagcctcagaagaaaggtaagtctattgcattaaaatctattgttaaaaaatgcactaacgcttttcaggctagagaagaagatcctgaagaatcagaatctgaagaagaagatgaactgtccatgatctccagaagggtaaaccaactctggaagagcaaacaaaggaagttcagaagcttcagaagttcaaagagatttgaacgtggagaatcttctggtgacagaagatctgacaagaagaaggctgtctgctatgagtgcaatgagccaggacattacaagaatgagtgtccgaaacttcagaaggagaatcccaagaagaagtttcataagaagaaaggtcttatggcaacatgggatgattctgaatcagaattaggatcagactctgaaggagagcagacaaactttgcgctgatggcgacagaagatgataaatcagaatctacatcagaatcagattctgaagaggtattttctgaactatctagagaagagttagtttccagtctaacagagcttcttgaattaaaagcccatcttagtatcaaatacaaaaagctgaaaaagcaatttgaatttgaaactaagaagcttgagttggaaaattctgaattaaaagaaaaagttttaaaattatccaataatgttggatctccttctgattcagaaaaatccactcccagtctgaatcatattctgaaagagtatgatttaagtttcaggaagttcttatctagaagtattggcagaagtcagctagcttctatgatatatgctgtgtctgggaacaagagagttggcattggttatgagggtgaaatcccatacaagcttgaatctgtggatgatatgaaaatatcatacaagcctctgtataaccaatttaaatttggccactcccatgatattaagcacacatcacatgcacaaagttttcacataacacacaccaagaagcatgtgacacaacctaagaaatatcatggaactcagaataagaaatatcatgctgttcctcctgttaaatattttgcaaaacccaagttcaatcagaacttgaggagaactaacaagaaaggacccaagaaattgtgggtacctaaggaaaagattattcctattgcagatatccttggtggaaaagaggacagaaagcaaaatgtcatggtacctggactctggatgctcgcgacacatgacgggaagaaggtctacattccaagacctgatgcttaaaccaggtggagaagtcaagtttggaggagatcagaagggcaaaattattggctctggaaccataagtcttggtaactctccttccataactaatgtacttcttgttgaaggattaacgcataacttattgtccataagtcaattaagtgacaatggttatgatataatcttcaatcaaaagtcttgcaaggctgtaagtcagaaggatggctcaatcctatttacaggcaagaggaagaacaacatttataagattgatctttctgatcttgagaagcagaaggtgacttgtctaatgtctgtttctgaagagcaatgggtctggcacagaagattaggacatgctagtttgagaaagatttctcagattaacaaactaaatctggtcagaggactcccaaatctaaaatacaaatcagatgctctttgtgaagcatgtcagaagggcaagttctccagacctgcattcaagtctaagaatgttgtttctacctcaaggccgttagaactcttgcacattgatctgtttggcccagtcaaaacagcatctgtcagagggaagaaatatggattagtcatcgttgatgattatagccgctggacgtgggtaaagttcttgaaacacaaggacgagtctcattcagtgttctttgaattctgcactcagattcaatctgagaaagagtgcaaaatcataaaggtcagaagtgatcatggtggtgaatttgagaacagactctttgaggagttcttcaaagaaaatggtattgcccatgatttctcttgtcctagaactccacagcaaaatggagttgtagagcgaaagaataggactctacaagaaatggccagaaccatgatcaatgaaaccaatatggctaagcatttttgggcagaagcaattaacactgcatgctatattcagaatagaatctctatcagacctattctaaataagactccttatgaattgtggaagaacagaaagcccaacatttcatatttccatccttttggatgtgtatgtcttattctgaatactaaagatcatcttggtaagtttgattctaaagcacaaaagtgttttcttcttggatattctgaacgctctaaaggctacagagtatacaatactgaaacattgattgtagaagaatcaatcaatatcaggtttgatgataagcttggtcttgaaaaaccaaagcagtttgagaattttgcagattttgatattgatatatcagaagttgaagaaccaagaagcaaagctgcagaagctggcagtctcagaagcaatggatcagaagatcaagttgctgcatctttagagaatcttaggatttctgaagaaccaacagtcagaagatcacctagacttgcttcagctcatccagaagatgtgatccttgggaagaaagatgatcctatcagaaccagatcatttcttaagaatgacaatcagaa encodes:
- the LOC131641374 gene encoding 3-hydroxy-3-methylglutaryl-coenzyme A reductase 3-like; protein product: MEHRRRDQNSFPTPVHPGELQRTQKLASTDSHTASLCMANAVFFGLFFSVAYFLLHRWREKIRTSTPLHVVTASETAAIVSLVASAVYLLGFFGVGSRASFPEDLSDEEILAKEDSRISGPCPAALVDTDAKPAIAQSPKIYDVAAPVNLSAEDEEIVKSVVSGSIPSYSLESRLADCQKAAAIRRSAVQTITGKSLEGLPLEGFDYDSILGQCCEMPIGFVQIPVGVAGPLLLDGIEYTVPMATTEGCLVASTNRGCKAIHACGGASSVLLRDGMTRAPVVRFSSAKRAAQLKFYLEDPLNFDALSLTFNKSSRFARLQSIQPAIAGKNLYIRFRCSTGDAMGMNMVSKGVQNVLDFLLNDFPDMDVIGISGNYCSDKKAAAVNWIEGRGKSVVCEAVIKEEVVMKVLKTNVEALVELNMLKNLTGSAIAGALGGFNAHASNIVSAIYLATGQDPAQNVESSHCITMMEAVNDGKDLHISVTMPSIEVGTVGGGTQLASQSACLNLLGVKGASKDSPGANSRLLATIVAGSVLAGELSLMSAIAAGQLVKSHMKYNRSSKDISKIVS